In Candidatus Methylomirabilis limnetica, the following are encoded in one genomic region:
- the mntA gene encoding type VII toxin-antitoxin system MntA family adenylyltransferase antitoxin, which translates to MNAMNAIDRTLKQALLAAICIQPGIGLVIMFGSLVAGKGRMESDLDLAVDAGRRLTASEKIALISELARRTGRPIDLVDIHTVGEPLLGQILRHGKRLLGSDTHYANLIRRHLFDQADYLPYRNRILAERRQAWIGR; encoded by the coding sequence ATGAACGCAATGAACGCCATAGACCGGACACTCAAGCAGGCTCTCCTGGCTGCTATCTGCATTCAGCCGGGTATCGGGCTGGTCATTATGTTCGGTTCGCTGGTGGCCGGCAAGGGGCGTATGGAAAGCGATCTGGACCTGGCGGTAGACGCGGGGCGCCGCCTGACGGCCAGCGAGAAAATAGCGCTGATCTCCGAGTTGGCGAGAAGAACCGGCCGGCCGATTGACCTGGTGGATATCCACACCGTTGGCGAGCCTCTTCTGGGGCAGATTCTTCGGCACGGAAAAAGGTTGCTGGGCAGCGATACGCACTACGCCAACCTGATCCGCAGGCACCTCTTCGATCAAGCGGACTACCTGCCGTACCGCAACAGAATCCTCGCTGAAAGGAGGCAGGCATGGATCGGGAGGTGA
- the hepT gene encoding type VII toxin-antitoxin system HepT family RNase toxin codes for MDREVIEHKLESLRRCLQRVADKCPPNPEMLERDPDLQDIIALNLTRAVQLCVDIAAHLIAGMEVPPPDTMGQTFDALAKAGVIHENLAMQLKQAVGFRNVAVHNYEEINWTIVHTIARHHLGNFTEFARVIVSRLAR; via the coding sequence ATGGATCGGGAGGTGATCGAGCACAAGCTCGAATCCCTGCGCCGATGTCTTCAGCGCGTCGCGGACAAATGCCCGCCCAACCCAGAAATGTTGGAGCGAGACCCCGATCTTCAAGATATTATCGCGCTCAACCTGACCCGTGCCGTGCAATTGTGCGTGGACATCGCCGCGCACCTTATTGCCGGCATGGAAGTGCCACCACCGGATACGATGGGCCAAACCTTCGATGCCTTGGCCAAGGCTGGCGTGATCCATGAGAACCTGGCAATGCAACTGAAGCAAGCAGTGGGCTTTCGTAATGTCGCCGTGCACAACTACGAGGAAATCAACTGGACTATTGTCCACACCATTGCCCGCCATCACCTTGGCAATTTCACAGAATTCGCTAGGGTTATTGTCTCCAGATTGGCAAGATGA
- a CDS encoding putative toxin-antitoxin system toxin component, PIN family, translating into MRVVFDTNIFISAFAIPGGNAEEAYLHAVRGRFVLFTSFFILTETANILRTKFDWTDEKVEQLLTSISKTATVLKTQPHLHILTDEPDNRILECALLAEAKIIVSGDRHLLSLVCHEEIRILTLAGFLDDLHHS; encoded by the coding sequence GTGCGGGTCGTCTTCGATACGAATATCTTCATCTCGGCCTTTGCCATTCCTGGCGGCAATGCGGAAGAGGCCTATCTGCATGCCGTGCGGGGAAGATTCGTCCTCTTCACTTCTTTCTTCATTCTCACCGAAACCGCCAACATCCTCCGAACTAAATTCGACTGGACGGATGAGAAGGTCGAGCAACTCCTCACGTCCATCAGCAAGACGGCTACGGTCCTGAAGACCCAGCCTCACCTTCATATTCTCACGGATGAGCCGGACAATCGGATTCTCGAATGTGCCCTGCTGGCTGAGGCCAAAATCATCGTCTCCGGTGACCGCCATCTTCTTTCGCTCGTCTGCCATGAAGAGATCCGCATACTCACGCTCGCTGGTTTCCTGGACGACTTGCACCATTCTTAG
- a CDS encoding ribbon-helix-helix protein, CopG family — protein sequence MEHKRVALTVSLPHDLARRFGGLAKAEAKNKSQLFRDMFQAYEQRRMELEFFELQRYGVRQARKKGILTEADVEALVLQGR from the coding sequence GTGGAGCACAAGCGGGTAGCCTTAACAGTGTCGCTTCCTCATGACCTCGCGCGGCGGTTCGGCGGATTAGCCAAAGCCGAGGCCAAGAACAAGAGTCAGCTTTTCCGCGATATGTTCCAGGCCTATGAGCAGCGTCGCATGGAGTTGGAGTTCTTTGAGCTTCAGCGGTACGGCGTCCGGCAGGCCAGAAAGAAAGGTATCCTGACCGAAGCTGACGTCGAAGCCCTGGTCCTTCAGGGTCGCTGA
- a CDS encoding type II toxin-antitoxin system HicB family antitoxin, with protein sequence MERVVRIHIEKLPEGVYLATSGAVPGLVAQGRTVAETLEIARDVARRLLEARAERQEVNSLQPAEEVVEFPLVVNI encoded by the coding sequence ATGGAACGGGTTGTGAGAATCCATATTGAGAAGCTGCCAGAGGGTGTGTACCTCGCCACCTCCGGCGCCGTACCAGGTCTGGTCGCTCAAGGGCGAACTGTTGCAGAAACATTGGAAATCGCCAGGGATGTTGCTCGAAGGCTACTGGAAGCCCGGGCCGAACGCCAGGAGGTGAACTCGCTTCAGCCAGCCGAAGAGGTTGTGGAATTCCCATTGGTCGTCAATATCTGA
- a CDS encoding DUF2283 domain-containing protein, whose amino-acid sequence MKLNYDPKHNIAYLRIHEKIEQVTTIKLSDEMNIDIAPDGTVYGIEFLNANEQLTEDRGALVVELESKRHEIKLVA is encoded by the coding sequence ATGAAACTCAACTATGATCCGAAGCACAACATCGCGTACCTGAGAATTCACGAGAAGATCGAACAAGTCACGACGATCAAGCTCAGTGATGAAATGAACATCGATATCGCTCCAGATGGAACAGTCTATGGCATTGAGTTCCTGAATGCCAATGAGCAACTGACCGAGGACCGGGGTGCTCTCGTCGTCGAGTTGGAGAGCAAGAGACACGAGATCAAGCTGGTGGCATGA